A single genomic interval of Dysidea avara chromosome 8, odDysAvar1.4, whole genome shotgun sequence harbors:
- the LOC136264650 gene encoding uncharacterized protein — MECRERSTAGSRLSGMDVTAIYFIISSLLVASLAITVEVDNTIGNDDPLCYGGNGGPCKTLDYALTNSLASFTTIMLHQGTYSLKAFSISFYNVVNVTIVGDGYDTTVIECDFGTGLGFFDTYQLVLANFTLIGGGKLMNSTLINRDVIMFRTALHLVNCSDVTIDGLIITNSTGTGMTMYHVTGNVHVINSVFQFNIPLEAEDLPGGGGVSVAFTYCKSHIVQPCDITTTTNAVYIVRNCSFISNMVAFSNDTTSSYHVPIASVHRQFGHGGGLHFSFRSKAQNNSVIITGCKFRNNSALWGGGLSIEMFGNSTGNNISLDGLLFQNNHVQHVNTSTTGGGAVRIAVLLDIYSNYNTQISVTDCVFIANFALFGGGISIETNREVDESTTFISTVRCKWIRNVGRLGSALDIYAHPYPIGETANFIIDSCSFNENTNHYTNKSVKLLGLGTLYSWSVPIVFKNKNTFISNYGSALVGVSTLYHFYSGAVFIFENNTAENGGAVALFESSYIVLYDNIQLTFTSNVATGKGGAIYIVTTGQRDLVSNYHCPIMYQNPSVSPYKWKERNVTVVFSRNTAINGNSIFATTLFTCVWGGLLDPKEISYSDISQVFFWNGSFLYDDSTDVTDLDNEISSEITYVKNVNPTYDSIPPGRLYQFNFIAENERNVKADAVYFVTSSNNSVAVVDQLFTYSINGYTRLYGPPGSNIDLQMVTGGNIPLAITVNIQLANCPPGFYPNDAIQNNTSCECSVNVPGQEYLGIVECDNLNLVAKIRSAHFATYDDFDGVSVLLTSDCPTGYCNDSDAILQLPSNASNPELDRTFCRPKNRTGRLCGKCADGHYLYINSQDYMCGKCMDKGIEFVLIIVCKFIPLTIFILMIGILNISLVNGPLNSFLLFSQLLPYMDVYAGGRIDVPYEDVSKIYGFLYGVWNLNFIEVLISGICVFRTDSALSAVVLLYYLIVVIFIILLVISIYALGWLEERPCIRRSKLYHKYRHCFVKENPQVGSSKWYHHCLRSFVHCKRIITGLPPGQQGSFFRIHGLYTVVILCYTKITAIAFDLLTATTLYGPGKDESKYTLKVFWLDGTLKYTEHWYYILISSVLLIIMVSVPFVLFIFPWCRRTSKYYDIVQECYKNNNFIVLRFSAIYFVYRLAVLAAYAFTPSTDLQYLWQGGLFLFMLVIQCCFQPYKNSFYNIVDGCMFFILTLISMLSFYQLYVQSLNASPSFTAFVFQTILVYLPIIYFIVLAAWKRYIRHIKNHTTSPENISTVVMAFYRFTENNPSDEEIRRGSAKAYSGSRHIDNGTDDTAPLQTVNYTLL, encoded by the exons ATGGAGTGCAGGGAGCGTTCTACGGCAGGATCTCGCTTATCAG GTATGGATGTAACAGCAATATATTTCATAATATCGTCTCTGCTGGTTGCTTCACTTGCCATTACAGTTGAAGTAGATAACACCATTGGAAATGACGATCCTCTATGCTATGGTGGAAATGGTGGGCCTTGTAAAACATTAGATTATGCTTTAACAAATAGCCTTGCATCTTTCACAACCATAATGCTTCATCAGGGAACATATAGCCTGAAGGCTTTTAGTATATCATTTTACAATGTGGTAAATGTAACCATAGTAGGAGATGGTTATGATACAACAGTAATTGAATGTGATTTTGGCACTGGACTTGGTTTTTTTgacacatatcaacttgtattaGCCAATTTCACACTAATTGGAGGAGGAAAACTTATGAATAGTACATTAATCAACAGGGATGTCATCATGTTCAGAACTGCACTGCATCTGGTAAACTGTTCAGATGTTACAATTGATGGGCTAATAATTACTAACAGTACTGGAACTGGAATGACAATGTATCATGTGACTGGTAATGTTCATGTTATTAATTCAGTTTTTCAGTTCAATATACCTCTTGAAGCTGAAGACCTCCCCGGAGGTGGTGGAGTCTCAGTTGCCTTCACTTACTGTAAGTCTCATATAGTACAACCCTGTGATATAACCACAACCACCAATGCCGTATACATTGTCCGAAATTGTTCGTTTATTTCAAACATGGTGGCTTTTTCTAATGACACAACATCTTCTTATCATGTACCTATTGCTAGTGTTCATCGGCAGTTTGGTCATGGTGGAGGGTTACATTTTTCATTCAGAAGTAAAGCTCAGAATAACAGTGTCATTATTACAGGCTGCAAGTTCAGAAATAACAGTGCATTGTGGGGTGGAGGCTTGAGTATTGAAATGTTTGGAAATAGCACAGGAAATAATATTTCCTTAGATGGTTTATTGTTTCAAAACAATCATGTCCAACACGTGAATACTTCCACTACTGGGGGTGGAGCAGTAAGGATAGCAGTACTACTTGACATATACTCAAATTATAATACACAAATATCTGTCACTGACTGTGTATTTATAGCTAACTTTGCTTTGTTTGGTGGAGGAATATCCATTGAAACAAATAGGGAAGTGGATGAATCAACCACGTTCATCTCTACTGTAAGATGTAAATGGATTAGAAATGTTGGGCGGTTAGGAAGTGCTTTGGATATTTATGCACACCCATATCCAATTGGTGAAACAGCTAATTTTATAATTGATTCATGTAGCTTCAATGAGAATACCAATCATTACACAAATAAAAGTGTAAAACTTTTAGGGCTTGGAACATTGTATTCTTGGTCAGTTCCAATCGTGTTCAAAAACAAGAACACTTTTATTAGTAACTATGGCAGTGCGCTTGTGGGTGTATCTACTTTGTATCATTTTTATAGTGGAGCTGTGTTCATCTTTGAAAATAATACTGCAGAAAATGGTGGTGCAGTTGCTTTATTTGAAAGTTCATACATTGTCCTTTATGACAATATTCAGTTAACCTTCACCAGCAATGTTGCTACAGGGAAGGGTGGTGCAATATATATTGTTACCACTGGCCAGCGAGATTTGGTCAGCAATTATCACTGCCCTATTATGTATCAAAACCCTTCTGTTTCTCCTTACAAATGGAAGGAAAGAAATGTAACAGTTGTGTTTTCTCGTAACACTGCTATTAACGGTAACTCAATTTTTGCAACCACTTTATTTACATGTGTTTGGGGAGGATTACTAGATCCCAAGGAAATTTCATACAGTGATATAAGTCAGGTGTTTTTCTGGAACGGCTCTTTCTTGTATGATGATAGCACTGATGTGACAGATTTAGACAATGAAATTTCATCAGAAATCACATATGTGAAAAATGTTAACCCTACTTATGATTCTATTCCACCAGGAAGACTGTATCAATTTAATTTTATTGCAGAAAATGAAAGGAATGTAAAGGCTGATGCTGTTTATTTTGTAACCTCTAGTAACAACTCTGTTGCAGTTGTAGATCAGTTATTCACCTATAGCATAAATGGATATACACGACTGTATGGACCCCCAGGAAGTAACATTGACTTGCAAATGGTTACAGGAGGAAATATACCACTTGCAATTACAGTAAACATTCAATTGGCCAATTGTCCTCCTGGGTTTTACCCAAATGATGCAATCCAGAATAATACAAGTTGCGAGTGTTCAGTAAATGTTCCTGGTCAAGAGTATTTAGGAATAGTAGAATGTGATAATCTTAATCTGGTTGCAAAAATAAGGTCTGCACACTTTGCCACTTACGATGATTTTGATGGAGTAAGCGTGCTATTAACCTCAGATTGTCCTACAGGATACTGCAATGATAGTGATGCAATTCTGCAGCTTCCATCAAATGCATCAAATCCAGAATTAGATAGAACGTTTTGTCGGCCAAAAAACAGAACAGGTAGACTTTGTGGAAAATGTGCAGATGGACACTACTTGTATATAAACTCCCAGGATTACATGTGTGGAAAATGTATGGACAAAGGAATTGAGTTTGTACTGATAATTGTGTGTAAGTTTATTCCACTAACAATATTTATTCTCATGATTGGAATTTTGAACATTAGCTTAGTAAATGGCCCATTAAACTCATTTCTCCTGTTTAGCCAACTGCTACCTTATATGGATGTGTATGCAGGTGGAAGAATTGATGTCCCTTATGAAGATGTTTCTAAAATATACGGATTTCTTTATGGAGTGTGGAATCTAAACTTCATAGAAGTACTGATTTCTGGTATTTGCGTATTTCGTACAGATAGTGCACTAAGTGCAGTGGTGCTACTATATTACTTAATAGTAGTAATATTCATCATCCTATTGGTAATTAGTATTTATGCACTTGGCTGGTTGGAAGAACGTCCATGCATCAGAAGATCCAAACTCTACCATAAATACAGACATTGTTTTGTAAAAGAGAACCCACAGGTAGGAAGTTCCAAGTGGTACCATCATTGTCTCCGTAGTTTTGTCCACTGTAAAAGGATCATTACTGGTTTGCCTCCTGGACAACAAGGTTCCTTTTTTCGTATCCATGGACTTTATACAGTTGTAATTTTATGCTATACCAAAATAACAGCCATTGCATTTGATCTCTTAACTGCTACTACACTGTACGGACCAGGTAAAGATGAATCTAAATATACACTTAAAGTATTTTGGTTAGATGGAACACTGAAGTATACAGAGCACTGGTACTACATTCTGATTTCTTCTGTTCTCTTAATCATAATGGTTTCTGTTCCCTTTGTTCTGTTTATCTTTCCATGGTGCCGACGAACCAGTAAGTATTATGATATCGTTCAAGAATGCTACAAAAACAATAACTTCATAGTTTTGCGTTTTTCAGCCATCTATTTCGTTTACCGTCTTGCAGTACTGGCAGCATATGCATTTACTCCGTCAACAGATTTACAGTACCTGTGGCAAGGAGGATTATTCCTGTTCATGCTAGTCATTCAATGCTGTTTCCAACCTTATAAGAACTCATTTTACAACATTGTTGATGGATGCATGTTTTTCATTTTAACACTAATTTCTATGTTGAGCTTTTACCAACTCTATGTTCAATCCCTCAATGCTTCTCCAAGTTTTACAGCTTTTGTGTTCCAGACTATCTTAGTGTATTTACCAATCATTTACTTTATTGTACTGGCTGCTTGGAAACGATACATTAGACATATCAAGAATCATACTACATCACCAGAGAACATAAGCACAGTAGTCATGGCTTTTTATAGATTTACAGAGAATAATCCCTCTGATGAAGAAATTCGTAGAGGCAGTGCTAAAGCCTACAGTGGCAGTAGGCATATTGATAATGGAACAGATGACACAGCACCGTTGCAGACTGTCAACTACACCTTGCTGTAA